TAAAAACTGCGCAATTCATCAATGATCGAATTGTTAGTTTGACGTTCCCGCAAGTCGAGATGAAAAAGAATCGTCTTCAAAGAGCGACGATTTTTAGGATGCCATGGCTGATGGGTCACCTCCTCCACAAAATATCGATCAAGCTCAATAAGCTCAAGGTTGAACGGATTCATATCCAGAACGTCCTGTTCAGCAAACTCATAATGCAATGGCAGGCGAGTGAAATTTAATCGACAATAATCAATGAACGCCCTTCCCGCTTCTTCATAAAGAATAGGCAATCCATGGGTTCGACAAATGATTGGCCTTACTGGATAAATCACACATCGATCCTTTAGTAACATCGGACATGTCTCGTCGGAGTCTTTATAAAGCCTTCGGAGTCGCTTGATCCGCTGCGGAGAAAATTTTTGCAAATACCGCTCGATGATATATCCCTCTATAGAGAGAACGGTGCGTTCCACCCGGCAACATTGGCTGCAGCCAGGCTTGCAGACCAAATGTTCCCGATAGAGCGTTTCCAATGTTTCGCATCTCGAGCTGACCTTGAAAATCAGATTTCTATATTTGTACAATATTTCGTCTAAGGGCATTGATCCTTGCAAATTATAGTTATTCATTCCGCGGTCATTATTTTTGTCAAAGCATTGTAATAATTTTTTCCGAAAAAGTCAAGGGAGAATTTTTGTCAAATAAATATAGTTAAATTTCGGCATCTCCATGCAAAAGATGCATATAAAACTTGCCTTGCTCCAAATATTAGCTGCCATGATTAAAGGCTTCTCTTGCAAAATATTTTTCGGATTCTGACTTATATTTTTAGGCGATCATCCGCCTATTAGTAAATTCAAAAACTGAAGGTCGTTCAATTCCACCAGACTTTTTGCGATGAATTCGTCTGATTGGTCCACCCAAATTGGGTCTAGATATCACCACTTAGATTTTTGGAAAATAATGTAAGGCCGATCTATTTTCTCGTTAGACCAGCAAATTTCCTAATGGAGCTTGAATCCCCCTTCGCTTCACGACATCTAAACCATCGACAATTCGACCTTGCGATCTGGTTTTATATAGAATGAATGTGGTCTGAATATCAAGGGAAATTTTTGGATTAGATGATTTAATGTAATTTCAAAAGTGTATTTTCTCTGCGAACAATTTGAGCAATCTTAAAATTTTTATGGGAACTATCGCTATTGCGAAGACAAAATACTTGACATTCAACTAAAATTTCCTTATCTTTGCCAACTTTTTAAAACACCTACCAAACCAAGAACAATCAACCATCAGGAGGCTTGATATGAGAAGATTTATGTTCATCACTTTATTATTGGGATTATTCATTCTTCCACTTTACGCACAATCCAATCTCGATAACGTCCGTTTATTTCAATCCTATTTTTATGACGCACCGATCTCGAAAGCAGGCTACGGCCAAGGAGGTTTGATGTATGCCAACTACGATCTCTGGAACAGCTTTCGGATTGGTGTCATGGGTGGCTATCCAATCAACGAGAAAATAGAACTGGGCACCCAATTGCATTTTGTCAATTTTTCACCAGATAAGGGTGACGGCCAATCTGGGATTTCAGATATTGATGTTTTCGGACGTTATAATGTGTTCAACCAAGATAAGACCAACATCTCTGCTGGAGGGATGGTCTCGCTGCCGATAGGCTCAGAAGATGTGCTCGAAGGGAATCTCGATTTTGGTGCTTTCGGTGCAATCCGACATGCTTTAAATTCCCATATGTCCCTGGTCGGTACCATAGGATTGATGTTTTATGAGTCAAAGAAACCTAAATTCAATCCTAATACTTTCGAGGTTGAAGAGGAAACCTCTTACGAAAACTATCTGAATATCGGCGCCGGCCTAGTTTACGCTGTTAATAAGGAGTTCAATGTGGTTGGCGAGCTCAACATTAAAAGCGAAGGGGACTACATGTTGCTGAGCGGCGGTGCGGATTATCTATTGGGAAGTGGCCGCTTGAGAGCTGGTTTGGGGCTCGGTCTTGACGATGGCGCCCCAGATTTTCTGCTGATGGCGGGCTATCAACTTTCACTTTCAAAATGAAACACAACAGAATTTCATAAAAAAGGTTGCCGGTAACCGGCAACCTTTTTTATTTCAGAGAAATGTAAAAGACTCGGTCATTCTAATCCGCTTTTCAGCTTACTGATTGTAATTCAATCTTCTTCTTCTCATAGAGACCATCCTTGAATAGCTGCTATTCGTGAGCTAAAATAATAAGTGCAATTGTTAGGGGGAATGAACATCCAACTTAATTAGCGTAGCATTAATTGGGTTGCGAGCCCTAAAAAAAACTTACAGGAGCAATCGATGAGTTATAAACAGTTGCCTTTGAATAACGGGTTGAGGTTAACGTCTATCTTAAGATTGGCTTAATAAGATCGAATTTATAATTGTAAAACACCCTCTTATTATCCCACTGATTGAAACAACCCAACGGTTTTTGTTCTGAAATTTTAATACTCCATAATTCTCCCCACGGATGATAGGACGACCACGGATAGTTTTTAAATAAAATATCAGCGGTAGTCTACCATCCGTTGGGAAAATCATCTGTTGGGTTGTTTCCATCCGTTGGAGAAAATTAAATTTTCAGTTCCTGCTATTCAATGCCCACCCTCCCAATCAACTGCTCGATCTCCAGCCTGGTGATCCTCGCCTGATAGCGGGCAGCGATCAGGGCCGTCTGGGCTCGGATTAAATTGATCTGGGCATCCCGAAATTCCAGGGAGCTGGCCGTCCCGATATTGAATCGCTCCAATTGCAGGTCTAAATTCTGCTGGGCGGCAATCAGATTTTGCTCTTCCAATCGGACCAGCTCAATCTGCTTCTGAAACGTATCGAATTTCTCCTGCACCAATCCCGCAATTTGATTTCTGACATTGGCCAAATTCAATTCCTGATTTTGCGCCTCGATTTTCGCATTTTGCAGATCGATTTTATTGCGAAAGCCATTGAACAGATTGAACGACAGCGTTAGGCCGACCGTAGCGTCTTTGCTTTGCGATTCCACCGTCCTGGGGAAAAAGGAACTGCCATCGGTGACCTTGCGCTCGGTGGTGGCATCGGAATAGCCATAGCTGGCATTAAGCGCCAATCGTGGATAGAACGCCGATTGCGCCAGTTTCACATTTTGATCTGCCACCAATTTATTTTGTCGGATGAACAGCAGATAGCTATTGCGCTCCGCTGCCAATTGAAACAGTTCCTCTCGTTCAAAATTTACCCCGTTAATGGTGATCTGCTTTTCCACATTGATCGGCGTGGCGGGGTCTCGTCCCAACAAAATATTCAGATTTTTCTGAGCAATTCGGACCTGCAATTCCTGGTTCAGCAGCGTCGCCACGTCGTTGTTGAACGAGACCTGGGCGTTTAGAAAATCTGCCGCTGAGGTGCCCCCTAAATCCCGACGCACCCTGGCTTTATTCAAGCGGGTTTCGGATACATCCCTGGCGTTTTTCGCCACCTCCAGCAGTTGCTCCTGCCGCACGAGATTGAAATAGGCGGCCAGAATGGCCACCACGGTATTCTCAATTTGAAACCGAGCCTGATATTCGCCCAGTTTGGCCAGTTCATCGTAGCGACTTTTATTGGCAAACATCTGAAATCCATCGAACAGCGTCCAGTTGAGCGAAATCGTCCCATTGAGATTTTGTGAGGTTGAATTCCCAAATCCGATGGGCGAATTGGTCTCCTGTTCCGAGGAGCGGATCTGATAATTTCCCAGCGCATCCAGCGTCGGCAGAAATCCAGAGGTGCCTTTGCCCGCATTATTTCTGGCGATCTCGGCCGTATTCCGAGCGATCTGGATATCGAAGTTATTCTTCAGTCCAATTCGGATAGCATCCTCGGCGGTGAGGATGTCCTGGGCTTGTACGCCAAAGGGAATCAAGAAAAATAGTAGAATGTATTTTTTCATTGTTAGAGTTCCTAAAAATTTTTTATTACCTTGACCAATAAGTAATTTTTGGTCTCAGAATTGAAAGGTCTCAGAAAAGAATCTTGATTTTAAATTCTATGACCTTTCAATTCTGAGTATAATTAGTGTCCGTCCGAAAACTAAAGATTTTTAAGAAGTATGTCATTCCGAGCGAAGCGAGGAATCTATCAATGATTGAAAACATGGGACTTCCAGATTCCTCTCCGCCAGTTGGCGGATCGGAATGACCGCTTTTAAGAAAAATCGCTAATTTCGGAGAGACTCTCATTAGAATCCTGACGGATTAACCCCATGAATCTTAAATTAAAAGTTACCCTTCAATTCTGAGTGCAATTAAAATCCTGACGGATTAACTCCTTCACCCAATTAACCTACCACCTGCATCTCTTTCCATGCTGGCTCTACTTCTTCTGGCACATGTTTCTTGCCAGTTAGCAAATAAGCCAGCCAGAGACGAAATTTATTTTGTACCAGATATGAAGCTGGCAGAATGATCAACAATAAGAACGTCCCAAACAGCAAGCCATAGGCGAGAGAAACTGCCATCGGGATCAGAAATTGGGCCTGACGACTGGTTTCAAACATCAGTGGGGCCAGGCCTGCTACTGTGGTTAACGTCGTCAAAAGGATCGGTCGCAAGCGAGAGATGCCCGCATTATAGACCGCATCAAACACCTTCTGGCCCTCCCGAACATTGCGATTGATTTGATCCACAAAAACGATGCTATCGTTAATGACAATGCCTGCCAGAGCGATGATTCCGTACAGCGATAGCGTATTCACCTGCAACCCCATAATGCCATGTCCCCAGATGGCACCCATAATTCCGAATGGGATGAATGAGAAAATATGTAATCCCTGGGCATAAGATCGAAATACCAAAAATAGAAGGATTAGATTAGCTAATAGGGCCACAGAGAAAGCACTGCGCATCGATCTTTGCATTTTCTCCTGATCACGGGATTGGCCTTCAAAGGAAACTTGAACTCCCTGTACCTGCGCCAACACGTTCGGCACCACTCGCTCTCGAATCTCAGCCAGGATTGGCGGTAGATCGATGTTTGTATCCACAAGATCCGCCTCTACTCGCACCTCTCGCTTTTTCTCCAGGTGGTTAATGGCCGAAATGCCTCGTTTGATCTCATACGTTGCCAACTCGCTGAACGGATATTCCGCTCCCGTACTGGTTCGAATGCGCATCTGATCTAAAAATCCCAATGCCGCCCGATCTTCGGGGCGATACCGCACCCAGACCCGAATTTCATCCCTGCCCCGCTGAATCCGTTGCACTTCCTGGCCGAAAAATCCCTGCCGCACCTGCCCTGCCACATCTCGCAGCGTCAGTCCCAGCGCATAAGCACGGGGCTTGAGCGTGATATTGATCTCCCTTCGGCCTTCCTGATTGGAGTCGGTGATATCTTTCAGCGTCGTGAACTTGCTGAGTTCTGCAACCATCAGGTCTCGGGCTTTGTTCAGTTCTTTTAGATTATTCCCCAACAAACTCACCGAAACAGGCTTGCCAAAGACACTGGTGCGTCCGAACGAAATTTTCTGCGCTTCGGGCACAGGTCCAACTGCCTGGCGAATGCGATTGGCAATAATGAAGCTTTCCATATTGCGCTGTTCGCCGTCTAACAGTTGTAGGGTCAATCGCCCTGCGTGGCTACCTGCATCGCCAAAATCGTTGCTGCCGATGTCCCGCTTGATGCCGAGGATCACATCTTTTTTATCTGCACGCTCCTGCTTCAATTGGTCATTCACCTGCCAGGTGATGCGTTCGATCTGCGCCAATAGCGAATCCGTATCCGCTTCCTGTCGACCAGGCACCAGCGAAACGTTTATGGGCAGCGTATCCCCATCGATAAATGGGAAAAAAGTGACGCCGATGAATCCGCCACCGAGCAAGCCGATGGTCAGAAACACGAACGCAAACGGAATGGAGACCGTGATCCACTTGCGCCGCATGGCCAATTTCAATGTCGGCCCATAAATTCGATGCGTCAGGTATGCGATCATTTTTTCGATTTTTTGCCGCACAACCGATAGCTTCTGTTGAGGTCGGAGCGCCTTTGAATGCGCCAGATGAGCGGGCAGGATCGTAAATGATTCAATCAGAGAAAATGAAAGCGCCGCTACCACGACTACCGCCATCTGCCAGATGAACTTGCCCAGGAAGCCGCTGAGGAAAAAGAACGGCAGAAAGGCGATGATGGTAGTTAGAACCGAGGTCGTTACAGGCCCTAACACCTCTACGCTACCATCCAGGGCGGCTTTCAGGGCGGGTTTGCCCCGCTCGTAGTGGGAATAGACATTTTCACTCACCACGATTGCATCGTCCACCAGGATTCCAACCACGATAATCATACCAAACAGCGAAATCGCATTGATGGTGATGCCCGATAAATTGGCGACGATGAACATCCCTGCAAAAGCCACGGGCAAGCCCATAGCCACCCAGAATGAAAGCCGAAGATTCAAGAAAAATCCCAACAGAATGAGCACCAAAATCAAGCCCATGATGCCATTGTTCACCAGTAACGACAGCCGTTGCCGCAAGGGAATTGTGGTGTCGTCGATAATCAATGCCTGGACTTTATCATTGCTCTCATTAAATTTTTGAACGATGGTTTTGGCAGTCTTGGCAACGGCCAAAATATCTTCCGCAGTCGTTTTATCGACATTCAGCACCACCGCCGTGCGACCGTTATAATACGATCGATCTGGGCTGTCCTCCCAACTCTCCTTAACTGTCGCCACATCTCTCAGGTAGATCACAGTGCCATCGGGATTGCCTCGCACGACGAGATTGAGCAATTCGTTGGCAAAATAGTTTTTGCCATACGCTCGGATCAACATCTCCTCATCACGGGTCTCCAATTTTCCGCCTGAAATGTTGATATTGGCCGAAGCCACCGCTCGGGAGATCTCATCGAACGTCAACTGATAGCGGCGCAAATCGGCCTCCGCCACTTCAATAGAAAATTCCAAATTGGGCAATCCCTCGATGCTGACCTGTGAAATCTCTGGTGTCGCCAGCAATTCATCCCGCAAATTTTCTGCAATGTACTTCATGTTGTACCGATCGGTCTCGCCATAGAGAACGATCGAGAGCGCCCGAACACGGAATTTCTGCTCAAAAATCACAGGCCTCTCCACTCCCAGCGGAAACGACCCGATACGGTCTACGGCATTTTTGACATCAGTCAAGACTTTATCAATCTTAGCTCCCTCAGCCACCTCCACTGTGACCACACCAAAATTCTCACGAGACGTTGAGGTCACTCGCTCGATTCCGTCGAGACCATCCAGATTCTCTTCAATCTTTAAGATCACACCCTCCTCTACTTCCTCAGGCGAAGCGCCAGGATAAACGACCTGGATGATGATAAAACTCGGCTCAACTTCAGGGAAGAACGAGTATTTCATATTTGAATAAAACAGAAGCCCGAAGCCGAGGATGCTGAACATCATCACGTTGGCCCACAGGCGATATTTTATGAAAAATTCGATGATCTTTTTCATCGGCCAACCTCCTCACTGATGCGTGCTTCGGCCAACATGCCAGGTGCCACGCCTTGCAACAATTCGACGACCAGCGTATCGCCATTCTGAAGACCGCCTGTGGCGATGACCGATTCAGGCTCCTGAAATGAAATCATCACCTCTCGGTAATCCAGCCTGCCATTTTTGATCAGGTAGACGAACTTGTCCTCGTAAATCGCTCGGCGGGGGATGGCAATGCCGTTTCTGATGACCTTGCCTGGAATCTGCGCTTTGAGAAATACGCCATTGAATAGGCCATTTTGATCGCCCCGATCCACCGAGGCATACACCTGAACCGCCTGGGTTCGGGTGTCGATATTTTTGCCGATGCGCCTGATCTTGCCCTGCCACTGGCCCGCCATCTCGCTCGACGTGAAAATCACAGGCCTGGTCTGGTCGATCCACTGCACATCGATGGCAGGAATGGGCAACTCCACCTCCAGATTTTCAAGATTGATAATCTGCCCCAATTGACTTCCCACTCGAGCCGTTGCGCCAACTCTGAGATCAGCCGAAACAATCGAGCCATCGAACGGTGCGTAGAAATAATGCTTCTCCAACCGAATCTCCAGATTGCGCACCGCAAAATAAAGTTTGTACACATTGAACCGAGACAGAAACAGCTTGACCTTCTGATTGTCTGTCTCAGGCAATTCTCGAAGTTCCTCGCCGAAGCCGCAGCAGTCGAAATAGCTCTGATATTTTTCGTATTCTTCAGGAAAATCCGCCTTCAGCTCAGGCAGCACCGCAGCCAGCGCATTGAGGAATTCGCTCTTGGCGGTATTGATATCCAGCTTGATCTGCCGATCATCGATCTTCAGCAGCAGATCGCCCTTTTTGAACGATTGGGCAGGCTGGAACGGCACAGTACCTGGCATGATCTCGCCTGCCACCTCGCTGAACAACGTAATTGGCTGCGCCGACATCAATCGGCCGTAAGCGATAATCTGCGCAGGAATATCTTTCAACTGCACCACCTGCGCCGCCACCATTCTGGGCCGCACCACCGCAGGCCGCTTGGGTGGCTCCTTTTTCATGCTGATCAAGACTCGCATGGCGATAAAGCCGATGATTAAAATAATAATGGGTAGCGTAATGATAATTTTTCGTTTCATTATTTCTTCCTTTTCGATTAGTCCTTCAAATTCGTGTCCCAAAATTCCATCAGTTGGATTCCTTGATCCGTTGGAGATACAAACAAAAAAAATCATCGAACCAACTGCCAATGGATATCATCAATTCGCTCAAATTAGCGGACTTGGCGGTTTGAGGTTTCTTGAATATGAATCAAGCAAAAAGCTCAAATCGTTCATGCTATTAGATGCAGGAAGGGAGAATTAGGTGCAGGCATAATTCTCAGGTTTAAGTATTTTCATTATATCATTCGTGGCTCAGATGCAACAAAGTAGTAGCAATATGAATCTCGGTTTGGGTTTTTATTTTTAATTGAAATCTTAAAAATAATCACATTGGAAAGCAAAGGGATTTACGTCCCGAAGATGGTAGAACGAAGGATTAAATTTAGACGGGCAAATGTGAGATGAGAGTGATATTTAATTTAAAATAATTTTTTCATCCCACATTTGCCGCACATTAAAATAGTCTGGACGTTGCAGTTTTGAACCAAAAGTTACCAAATGAAAAAGACGCAGGTTTAGTATATTAAATCTGAAAAGATCTACTTTTTCATTTTCCCATCCAAGCTCCAGTTGCCGGCCCCGTAAGCTGCTAGTAGGAGCAAGCCGCCGAGCATGGATAGATTCTTCATGAACATGATCATCTGAATTTGATCGGCAAAATTGGTGTGGAAAATTAAGGTTACTGGGATCATGAAGATAATTAGTGCTAAAGCAGCCCATTTGGTTTTGAAACCGATGAATATGAGAATGGCTCCCACAATTTCAATTATGATAGCCGCTACTAAAAATAAGTCAGTTAGCGGCATTCCAGCAGCAGCCATATATTGTTTCGTTCCATTGAAATTGGGGATTTTTTGGATGCCAGAAAGGAAAAAAATCAATGTCAATAAGATTCGACCTACAAAAATAATTGCATTTTTCATATTTCTTTCCTCCTCATTTGATTTTGATTGTTTTTATCTGATTGTATATTTTTTGTTATGGCCGACTTCGGGATTTTTTTGTCATTTATGCCAATGAAGCTAAAATTAGTTCACTACGCAAATGCCGCCATAAATGCCTTTCAATTGAATTCAAGCGATCGAATCTTCGTTCATTGAAGGTTATTATTGATAATATCTCACAAGCTCTTCTCTTTTTGTAAAGCGCAACCTCAATTTCAGAAAGTCGGCGATGAGTGAAAAAATGTATGGGTTCTCAATTTTTGGTCCTTTTTGGCCCGACAACGAGTGTTACGATTCCTGTCTCACCAATACTTCCCTCTATCGTAGCTTGAATATCTAAAAATTTTTGAACCACTGTCATATTGGTCAGTAAATGATTGGTAACTTTCGATACCGTGAATTCTGAAGTTCCATTTACGACCGCCAGCGGCAAGATCAATTGGTCAGCCAGATATTTATCAAGGCATCCTTCCGAAGCGAGATATTCCTCCAATTCGGAAACGGCTTCATCTGCCACTTGTTCTGCACGTTTTCTAATTTCTCCCAGCGCAGTAAAACACCCGCTTCCTCCCTCAAAATGAGCGCGCAAGAGCATCATTGTGCCTTTGTGCCGCGATTCTAATCGTTCGATGGCAATTTCTGCTGAATAGCCCAAACGCTCCAATCTTTTTAAGGATTGATTGCGCTGACGCTCGGCGATGGAAATATCGAGGTTCGCAATTGCAGAAATGCCCGTGAGGTTCTTCAGATTCCCACGGTTTATTAATTGAAGTGAGTTGAGCTTTTCTGCTGGCGCAATCTCTGCACGTATTTTTCCATCTCCTACTGGATAGAATCCAGCTCGATCCAAAAAGAGCTTCAAATGAAAGCCAATCTTTTTGAGATATAGGAGCCATTGATGGGTGAGATAATGAAAACACGGGCTCCATGGGACATGGGTGCCACCAGTGATGCATAAACTTGAAGGGCCGTTAGACAGCGCCAGCGGCAAATAAACAGTATGGAGCACCAGACTTGTGGACCCAGCCGTACCAATGTCAAACTGATATTCTCCAGGTCTCACAGCTCCTGGCTCAAAGATTAAATGAGTGGAGCCTATTTTTTCGCCCTTAGTCGCGCCATTACTGATTAATCGCGCAGCTTCAACGCATTTCAGGTGCTGAGGCTGCAATCCCGGCCGTTTGCGTTTGGCTCGGATATTATAAATCTCAAATGGCTCGCCAGTGATCAATGATAATGTCAGCGATGTTCGCAGCACTTGTCCCCCACCTTCTCCAAAAGAACCATCAATCTG
This candidate division KSB1 bacterium DNA region includes the following protein-coding sequences:
- the rtcA gene encoding RNA 3'-terminal phosphate cyclase; translated protein: MIQIDGSFGEGGGQVLRTSLTLSLITGEPFEIYNIRAKRKRPGLQPQHLKCVEAARLISNGATKGEKIGSTHLIFEPGAVRPGEYQFDIGTAGSTSLVLHTVYLPLALSNGPSSLCITGGTHVPWSPCFHYLTHQWLLYLKKIGFHLKLFLDRAGFYPVGDGKIRAEIAPAEKLNSLQLINRGNLKNLTGISAIANLDISIAERQRNQSLKRLERLGYSAEIAIERLESRHKGTMMLLRAHFEGGSGCFTALGEIRKRAEQVADEAVSELEEYLASEGCLDKYLADQLILPLAVVNGTSEFTVSKVTNHLLTNMTVVQKFLDIQATIEGSIGETGIVTLVVGPKRTKN
- a CDS encoding efflux RND transporter permease subunit; translation: MKKIIEFFIKYRLWANVMMFSILGFGLLFYSNMKYSFFPEVEPSFIIIQVVYPGASPEEVEEGVILKIEENLDGLDGIERVTSTSRENFGVVTVEVAEGAKIDKVLTDVKNAVDRIGSFPLGVERPVIFEQKFRVRALSIVLYGETDRYNMKYIAENLRDELLATPEISQVSIEGLPNLEFSIEVAEADLRRYQLTFDEISRAVASANINISGGKLETRDEEMLIRAYGKNYFANELLNLVVRGNPDGTVIYLRDVATVKESWEDSPDRSYYNGRTAVVLNVDKTTAEDILAVAKTAKTIVQKFNESNDKVQALIIDDTTIPLRQRLSLLVNNGIMGLILVLILLGFFLNLRLSFWVAMGLPVAFAGMFIVANLSGITINAISLFGMIIVVGILVDDAIVVSENVYSHYERGKPALKAALDGSVEVLGPVTTSVLTTIIAFLPFFFLSGFLGKFIWQMAVVVVAALSFSLIESFTILPAHLAHSKALRPQQKLSVVRQKIEKMIAYLTHRIYGPTLKLAMRRKWITVSIPFAFVFLTIGLLGGGFIGVTFFPFIDGDTLPINVSLVPGRQEADTDSLLAQIERITWQVNDQLKQERADKKDVILGIKRDIGSNDFGDAGSHAGRLTLQLLDGEQRNMESFIIANRIRQAVGPVPEAQKISFGRTSVFGKPVSVSLLGNNLKELNKARDLMVAELSKFTTLKDITDSNQEGRREINITLKPRAYALGLTLRDVAGQVRQGFFGQEVQRIQRGRDEIRVWVRYRPEDRAALGFLDQMRIRTSTGAEYPFSELATYEIKRGISAINHLEKKREVRVEADLVDTNIDLPPILAEIRERVVPNVLAQVQGVQVSFEGQSRDQEKMQRSMRSAFSVALLANLILLFLVFRSYAQGLHIFSFIPFGIMGAIWGHGIMGLQVNTLSLYGIIALAGIVINDSIVFVDQINRNVREGQKVFDAVYNAGISRLRPILLTTLTTVAGLAPLMFETSRQAQFLIPMAVSLAYGLLFGTFLLLIILPASYLVQNKFRLWLAYLLTGKKHVPEEVEPAWKEMQVVG
- a CDS encoding TolC family protein; protein product: MKKYILLFFLIPFGVQAQDILTAEDAIRIGLKNNFDIQIARNTAEIARNNAGKGTSGFLPTLDALGNYQIRSSEQETNSPIGFGNSTSQNLNGTISLNWTLFDGFQMFANKSRYDELAKLGEYQARFQIENTVVAILAAYFNLVRQEQLLEVAKNARDVSETRLNKARVRRDLGGTSAADFLNAQVSFNNDVATLLNQELQVRIAQKNLNILLGRDPATPINVEKQITINGVNFEREELFQLAAERNSYLLFIRQNKLVADQNVKLAQSAFYPRLALNASYGYSDATTERKVTDGSSFFPRTVESQSKDATVGLTLSFNLFNGFRNKIDLQNAKIEAQNQELNLANVRNQIAGLVQEKFDTFQKQIELVRLEEQNLIAAQQNLDLQLERFNIGTASSLEFRDAQINLIRAQTALIAARYQARITRLEIEQLIGRVGIE
- a CDS encoding efflux RND transporter periplasmic adaptor subunit — its product is MKRKIIITLPIIILIIGFIAMRVLISMKKEPPKRPAVVRPRMVAAQVVQLKDIPAQIIAYGRLMSAQPITLFSEVAGEIMPGTVPFQPAQSFKKGDLLLKIDDRQIKLDINTAKSEFLNALAAVLPELKADFPEEYEKYQSYFDCCGFGEELRELPETDNQKVKLFLSRFNVYKLYFAVRNLEIRLEKHYFYAPFDGSIVSADLRVGATARVGSQLGQIINLENLEVELPIPAIDVQWIDQTRPVIFTSSEMAGQWQGKIRRIGKNIDTRTQAVQVYASVDRGDQNGLFNGVFLKAQIPGKVIRNGIAIPRRAIYEDKFVYLIKNGRLDYREVMISFQEPESVIATGGLQNGDTLVVELLQGVAPGMLAEARISEEVGR
- a CDS encoding YkgJ family cysteine cluster protein; the protein is MPLDEILYKYRNLIFKVSSRCETLETLYREHLVCKPGCSQCCRVERTVLSIEGYIIERYLQKFSPQRIKRLRRLYKDSDETCPMLLKDRCVIYPVRPIICRTHGLPILYEEAGRAFIDYCRLNFTRLPLHYEFAEQDVLDMNPFNLELIELDRYFVEEVTHQPWHPKNRRSLKTILFHLDLRERQTNNSIIDELRSFYR